One Chryseobacterium sp. StRB126 genomic region harbors:
- a CDS encoding transposase has protein sequence MKINRPNYKIIYQDMLQKQHPDKIKACKELLKKENLDTADILELNRRIFPQIYDNKEKSSQKHRAYNESDILRVLDYQKKNRLNNSQLASHFKMSRNTITKWKKLEKLVK, from the coding sequence ATGAAAATAAACCGCCCCAATTATAAAATTATTTATCAGGATATGCTTCAAAAACAGCATCCGGATAAGATAAAAGCCTGTAAAGAACTATTAAAAAAAGAAAATCTGGATACAGCAGACATTCTGGAACTTAACCGTAGAATCTTCCCCCAGATTTATGATAACAAAGAAAAATCTTCCCAAAAGCATCGCGCCTACAATGAATCTGATATTTTGAGGGTCCTGGATTATCAGAAAAAAAACAGGCTGAACAACTCACAACTGGCCAGCCACTTTAAAATGAGCAGAAATACCATTACTAAATGGAAAAAGCTGGAAAAGCTGGTGAAATAA